A single Streptomyces sp. 2114.4 DNA region contains:
- a CDS encoding NADH-quinone oxidoreductase subunit L: protein MTLTTTAVLVPLLPFLGAVAGLLLGRRAPGFVRPLAVLPTLAAAVLTVTVAVGQGTGPATDIATELTPTGSIPIDLALHIDGFAALIAVLVGVVATCVQIYSTGYLRDDPRYPSYAALVSLFTSAMLLVVYTGDLMLLLVGWEVMGICSYFLVGHYWETEAARAASLKAFLVTKLGDVPFLFGIFALAADAGTFRITGILGSVAAGGLDHPTLIALLLLAGVAGKSAQFPLHTWLPDAMAGPTPVSALIHAATMVAAGVYLVARLLPVFAASAAALVVLAVMAALTMVGSGLAALAQDDIKRVLAYSTVGQLGYMLGALAVGDRGAAVFHLISHGAFKALLFLGAGVIIHAAGTNSLAAMSRMSGLARRIPDAYWTVTVALLALAAIPPFAGFFSKEAVLGAAEHAATGHAHGIPGAAGWTVLVSGLLTALLTAAYATRLWLLAFKGKGAEAPDHGPQPVAMNAVLWVLFVPTVALGLAAPYLPGWFDGRSLAPTLTTSVLGTGIALVGGLVTYAAWRHTTALAARIPLGAVVAAPDATPAIAEEVAIDIHAPAYGDNAGAPDPADPGRLLLGPLQRHAAVGFHLDAVYSALFVRPVRAAATLVRFLDREVVDTYVRGAGTAPRLLGAAVRRAQTGNVQTYLAALLAGSLVLAVAAILVATGTGA, encoded by the coding sequence GTGACCCTCACCACCACCGCCGTTCTCGTTCCCCTCCTGCCCTTCCTCGGGGCCGTCGCCGGCCTCCTCCTCGGCCGCCGTGCGCCCGGCTTCGTCCGGCCGTTGGCCGTGCTGCCGACGCTGGCCGCGGCCGTGCTCACCGTGACCGTCGCCGTCGGACAGGGCACCGGACCGGCCACCGACATCGCCACCGAGCTCACCCCGACCGGCTCGATCCCCATCGACCTGGCCCTGCACATCGACGGCTTCGCCGCGCTGATCGCCGTCCTGGTCGGTGTCGTGGCGACCTGTGTGCAGATCTACTCCACCGGCTATCTGCGCGACGACCCGCGCTACCCCTCCTACGCCGCGCTGGTCTCGCTCTTCACCTCCGCGATGCTGCTGGTCGTCTACACCGGCGACCTGATGCTGCTGCTGGTCGGCTGGGAAGTCATGGGCATCTGCTCCTACTTCCTCGTCGGCCACTACTGGGAGACCGAGGCCGCCCGCGCCGCCTCCCTCAAGGCCTTCCTCGTCACCAAGCTCGGCGACGTCCCCTTCCTCTTCGGCATCTTCGCGCTGGCCGCCGACGCCGGAACCTTCCGCATCACCGGCATCCTCGGCTCCGTCGCCGCCGGCGGCCTGGACCATCCGACGCTGATCGCACTGCTGCTGCTCGCCGGTGTCGCCGGCAAGTCGGCGCAGTTCCCGCTGCACACCTGGCTCCCGGACGCGATGGCCGGCCCGACGCCGGTCTCGGCGCTGATCCACGCCGCGACGATGGTGGCCGCCGGTGTCTATCTCGTGGCCCGTCTCCTCCCCGTCTTCGCCGCCTCCGCGGCCGCGCTGGTGGTGCTCGCCGTCATGGCCGCGCTCACCATGGTCGGCTCGGGGCTGGCCGCACTGGCCCAGGACGACATCAAGCGTGTCCTGGCCTATTCGACGGTCGGACAGCTCGGCTACATGCTCGGCGCCCTGGCCGTCGGCGACCGCGGCGCCGCCGTCTTCCACCTCATCTCGCACGGTGCCTTCAAGGCCCTCCTCTTCCTCGGCGCCGGCGTGATCATCCACGCCGCCGGCACCAACTCGCTGGCCGCCATGTCCCGGATGAGCGGCCTGGCCCGGCGCATCCCGGACGCCTACTGGACGGTCACCGTGGCGCTGCTCGCGCTCGCCGCGATCCCGCCGTTCGCCGGCTTCTTCTCCAAGGAAGCCGTCCTGGGCGCCGCCGAACACGCCGCCACCGGTCACGCGCACGGCATCCCCGGTGCGGCCGGCTGGACCGTACTGGTCTCCGGACTGCTGACCGCCCTGCTCACCGCGGCCTACGCCACCCGCCTGTGGCTGCTGGCCTTCAAGGGCAAGGGCGCCGAAGCCCCCGACCACGGCCCGCAGCCGGTCGCCATGAACGCCGTCCTGTGGGTGCTCTTCGTCCCGACCGTGGCGCTCGGCCTCGCCGCCCCCTACCTGCCCGGCTGGTTCGACGGGCGTTCGCTCGCGCCGACCCTGACCACCTCCGTCCTGGGCACCGGTATCGCCCTCGTCGGCGGCCTGGTCACCTATGCGGCCTGGCGGCACACCACCGCGCTCGCCGCCCGTATCCCCCTCGGCGCGGTCGTCGCCGCTCCGGACGCCACCCCCGCGATCGCCGAGGAGGTGGCCATCGACATCCACGCCCCGGCCTACGGCGACAACGCCGGCGCCCCGGACCCGGCCGACCCCGGCCGCCTCCTCCTGGGTCCGCTGCAGCGTCATGCCGCGGTCGGCTTCCACCTCGACGCCGTCTACTCCGCCCTCTTCGTCCGGCCCGTACGCGCCGCCGCCACGCTCGTGCGCTTCCTCGACCGTGAGGTCGTCGACACCTACGTCCGCGGCGCGGG
- the nuoK gene encoding NADH-quinone oxidoreductase subunit NuoK, whose protein sequence is MHLVYPAVLAVLLFCTGLYGVLARRNAILVLMSVELMLNAVNLNLVAFDVWLRDTLHTGQALTLFTIAIAAAEIGIGLAIVLLVYRNRGSSDIDRLRDLAEKTGATDGDPQPDTTAEAAA, encoded by the coding sequence ATGCATCTCGTCTACCCGGCCGTCCTCGCCGTCCTCCTCTTCTGCACCGGGCTGTACGGCGTGCTCGCGCGCCGCAACGCGATCCTGGTGCTGATGTCCGTCGAGCTGATGCTCAACGCCGTCAACCTCAACCTCGTCGCCTTCGACGTCTGGCTGCGCGACACCCTGCACACCGGCCAGGCCCTCACCCTCTTCACCATCGCGATCGCCGCCGCCGAGATCGGCATCGGCCTGGCGATCGTGCTGCTCGTCTACCGCAACCGCGGCAGCTCCGACATCGACCGGCTCCGCGATCTCGCCGAGAAGACGGGCGCCACGGACGGGGACCCGCAGCCGGACACCACGGCGGAGGCCGCCGCGTGA
- a CDS encoding NADH-quinone oxidoreductase subunit J, translating into MTLAAATAAGHGFLSTTGVEIAFLLVGIATLGAAVITVTTRQLVHAALWLVVALGGIAVEYLLLTAEFIAWVQVLIYVGSVVVLLLFGLMLTKAPIGRSPDADSGNRWAALAVALASAAALVWVVVDAFRTTWISFGGAAQGSTEASGRSLFQYWVLPFEALSVLLLAALVGAIVLSRRTGEERSAAASLKNAASPARAASRAPAAPAPREEQR; encoded by the coding sequence GTGACGCTCGCCGCCGCCACCGCAGCCGGCCACGGCTTCCTCTCGACCACCGGTGTCGAGATCGCCTTCCTCCTCGTCGGGATCGCCACCCTCGGCGCGGCCGTCATCACCGTCACCACCCGGCAGCTGGTGCACGCCGCACTCTGGCTGGTCGTCGCCCTCGGCGGGATCGCCGTCGAATACCTGCTGCTGACGGCCGAGTTCATCGCCTGGGTGCAGGTGCTGATCTACGTCGGTTCCGTCGTCGTCCTCCTGCTCTTCGGGCTGATGCTCACCAAGGCGCCCATCGGCCGCTCCCCGGACGCCGATTCGGGCAACCGCTGGGCCGCGCTCGCGGTGGCCCTCGCCTCGGCCGCCGCCCTGGTCTGGGTCGTCGTGGATGCCTTCCGCACCACCTGGATCAGCTTCGGGGGCGCCGCCCAGGGCTCCACCGAGGCCTCCGGACGCAGCCTCTTCCAGTACTGGGTGCTGCCCTTCGAGGCGCTGTCCGTGCTGCTGCTGGCCGCGCTCGTCGGGGCGATCGTGCTGTCCCGCAGGACGGGGGAGGAGCGGTCCGCGGCGGCGAGCCTGAAGAACGCCGCCTCTCCGGCCCGCGCCGCCTCCCGGGCCCCGGCCGCCCCCGCCCCGCGAGAGGAGCAGCGCTGA
- a CDS encoding NADH-quinone oxidoreductase subunit I, whose amino-acid sequence MSFPGSGLAKGLAVTLRTMTKRSVTAQYPDVQPDLAPRTRGVIGLFEENCTVCMLCARECPDWCIYIDSHKETVPPAAPGGRERSRNVLDRFAIDFALCMYCGICIEVCPFDALFWSPEFEYAETDIRDLTHERDKLREWMWTVPEPPALDPAAEEPKELAAARKAADKLAAQQQAAAEAEAARARTQDPTADQDPTADQDPTADQAGTADQAGTADRATDRNRPDRPDTPGEGQ is encoded by the coding sequence ATGAGCTTCCCCGGCTCCGGCCTCGCCAAGGGGCTGGCCGTCACCCTGCGGACGATGACGAAACGATCGGTCACCGCGCAGTACCCGGACGTCCAGCCCGACCTCGCGCCCCGTACCCGTGGCGTCATCGGGCTGTTCGAGGAGAACTGCACGGTCTGCATGCTGTGCGCCCGTGAGTGCCCGGACTGGTGCATCTACATCGACTCCCACAAGGAGACGGTGCCACCGGCCGCTCCCGGGGGCCGGGAGCGCAGCCGCAATGTGCTGGACCGCTTCGCGATCGACTTCGCGCTGTGCATGTACTGCGGTATCTGCATCGAGGTCTGCCCCTTCGACGCGCTCTTCTGGTCACCCGAGTTCGAGTACGCCGAGACGGACATCCGCGATCTGACCCATGAGCGCGACAAGCTCCGCGAGTGGATGTGGACGGTGCCCGAACCGCCGGCGCTCGACCCGGCGGCCGAGGAGCCCAAGGAGCTCGCCGCCGCCCGCAAGGCCGCGGACAAGCTCGCCGCCCAGCAGCAGGCCGCAGCCGAGGCCGAGGCCGCCCGGGCCCGGACCCAGGACCCGACAGCGGATCAGGACCCGACAGCGGATCAGGATCCGACCGCCGATCAGGCCGGAACCGCCGATCAGGCCGGAACCGCCGATCGGGCCACGGACCGGAACCGACCGGACCGACCGGACACCCCAGGGGAGGGACAGTGA
- a CDS encoding complex I subunit 1 family protein, translating into MSDALDIALRLVAVFVVFLVFPLVIGQTEHKVMAHMQGRLGPMYAGGFHGWAQLVADGVKFAQKEDIVPAGADRRIFQLAPAVALLPYLLVLVAIPIGPHNAVGQALDAGIFFVLAVMGVGVLGSLMAGWASANKFSLLGGLRTAAQLLAYELPMLLAAASVAMAAGTLSLPGIIEAFHWWWVPWQIVGGVVFFTAGLAELQRPPFDMPVADSEIIFGAYTEYTGLRFALFLLAEYAGIVVLCALTSVLFLGGWHGPFGADGLGWLWTLLKTVILAFGVIWLRVTYPRLREDQLQKLAWTVLIPLALAQIALTGVVKVVISS; encoded by the coding sequence ATGAGCGACGCTCTCGACATCGCGCTGCGCCTCGTCGCCGTCTTCGTCGTCTTCCTGGTCTTTCCCCTGGTCATCGGGCAGACCGAGCACAAGGTCATGGCCCATATGCAGGGCCGGCTCGGGCCGATGTACGCGGGCGGCTTCCACGGCTGGGCGCAGCTGGTGGCCGACGGCGTGAAGTTCGCGCAGAAGGAGGACATCGTTCCGGCCGGCGCCGACCGGCGGATCTTCCAGCTCGCGCCCGCCGTCGCCCTGCTGCCGTACCTCCTGGTCCTGGTCGCCATCCCGATAGGCCCGCACAACGCCGTGGGACAGGCCCTGGACGCGGGGATCTTCTTCGTGCTCGCCGTCATGGGCGTCGGCGTGCTCGGCTCGCTGATGGCGGGCTGGGCCTCGGCGAACAAGTTCTCGCTGCTCGGCGGTCTGCGGACGGCCGCGCAGCTGCTGGCGTACGAGCTGCCGATGCTGCTGGCCGCGGCCTCCGTCGCGATGGCGGCCGGCACGCTCTCGCTGCCCGGCATCATCGAGGCCTTCCACTGGTGGTGGGTGCCGTGGCAGATCGTCGGCGGCGTCGTCTTCTTCACCGCCGGGCTCGCCGAGCTGCAGCGGCCGCCGTTCGACATGCCGGTCGCCGACTCGGAGATCATCTTCGGTGCCTACACCGAGTACACCGGACTGCGCTTCGCGCTCTTCCTGCTCGCCGAGTACGCCGGCATCGTCGTCCTCTGCGCCCTGACCTCGGTCCTCTTCCTCGGCGGCTGGCACGGCCCGTTCGGCGCCGACGGCCTGGGCTGGCTGTGGACGCTGCTGAAGACCGTGATCCTCGCCTTCGGCGTCATCTGGCTGCGGGTGACCTACCCGCGGCTGCGCGAGGACCAGCTGCAAAAGCTCGCCTGGACGGTCCTCATCCCGCTCGCCCTCGCCCAGATCGCCCTCACCGGCGTCGTCAAGGTGGTGATCTCGTCATGA
- a CDS encoding NADH-quinone oxidoreductase subunit C — MSEQPQQQPEQQPEEAENAAQAEQPEQPVAEPVVGWLPRPASEIFGTGATAELAYDALTVDVPVDGWLTALTAARDDLGCSYFDWLSAVDEPGTGFRICAHLADVARPGTVHRLIVRTTVPHEAAALPTAVGVYAGAGWHERETHEMFGVDFTGHPHLVPLLLPENFEGHPLRKDFVLAARVAKAWPGAKEPGESEHGGPKRRQMLPPGVPDPNEWGPLKGQLPPAPARPARGARAAGGARAAGGAAGERPARRTRTAGEGSAGQRQAAEAASTEAATGAAAPPAAEARPERPERPARRTRSASEGSAAQRQTAEAASTEAATGAAATEGTPEAAATKGTSATTSPAKTPSAGTPSTKTPAKEAAAAPPKEAAPRSSDAPWHHARPAFDEPEKKPEPEKSAEPEQKAEPEPVEKPEPKPVEKPEPEQGGDTP, encoded by the coding sequence ATGAGCGAGCAGCCGCAGCAGCAGCCGGAGCAGCAGCCGGAGGAGGCGGAGAACGCCGCCCAGGCCGAGCAGCCCGAGCAGCCTGTCGCCGAGCCCGTTGTCGGCTGGCTGCCGCGGCCCGCGAGCGAGATCTTCGGTACGGGGGCCACGGCGGAGCTGGCGTACGACGCGCTGACCGTCGACGTCCCCGTGGACGGCTGGCTCACCGCGCTGACGGCCGCCCGCGACGACCTGGGCTGCAGCTACTTCGACTGGCTGAGCGCCGTCGATGAGCCCGGTACCGGCTTCCGGATCTGCGCGCACCTCGCCGATGTGGCGCGGCCCGGCACCGTCCACCGCCTGATCGTGCGGACGACCGTGCCGCACGAGGCGGCCGCGCTGCCCACCGCCGTCGGTGTCTACGCGGGCGCGGGCTGGCACGAGCGCGAGACCCACGAGATGTTCGGTGTCGACTTCACCGGCCACCCGCACCTCGTACCGCTGCTGCTCCCGGAGAACTTCGAGGGGCACCCGCTGCGCAAGGACTTCGTGCTGGCGGCGCGGGTCGCCAAGGCATGGCCGGGGGCCAAGGAACCGGGGGAGTCCGAGCACGGCGGGCCCAAGCGCCGCCAGATGCTGCCCCCCGGCGTTCCGGACCCGAACGAGTGGGGCCCGCTGAAGGGCCAGCTGCCGCCTGCTCCCGCGCGTCCGGCGAGGGGTGCGCGGGCGGCCGGTGGTGCACGTGCGGCCGGTGGTGCCGCGGGCGAGCGGCCGGCGCGGCGTACGCGGACCGCGGGAGAGGGCTCGGCCGGCCAGCGACAGGCGGCAGAGGCGGCCTCGACCGAGGCGGCGACCGGGGCTGCCGCGCCCCCGGCGGCCGAGGCACGTCCCGAGCGGCCGGAGCGCCCGGCGCGGCGTACGCGGTCGGCGAGCGAGGGGTCGGCCGCCCAGCGGCAGACGGCAGAGGCGGCTTCGACCGAGGCGGCGACCGGAGCTGCCGCGACCGAGGGCACCCCTGAGGCGGCCGCGACCAAGGGGACCTCTGCAACGACCTCGCCGGCGAAGACCCCGTCGGCCGGGACCCCGTCGACAAAGACCCCGGCCAAGGAAGCCGCGGCGGCTCCCCCGAAGGAGGCGGCCCCCCGCTCCTCGGACGCGCCCTGGCACCACGCCCGTCCGGCCTTCGACGAGCCGGAGAAGAAACCGGAGCCGGAGAAAAGCGCGGAGCCGGAGCAGAAGGCGGAGCCGGAGCCGGTGGAGAAGCCGGAGCCGAAGCCGGTGGAGAAGCCGGAGCCGGAGCAAGGAGGCGACACCCCATGA